Within Crassostrea angulata isolate pt1a10 chromosome 2, ASM2561291v2, whole genome shotgun sequence, the genomic segment GTATTAGACAATCCACCTATCATTTTAATCAGGGAAATGCCAATTGCGTTTCTTACTGCTCTGTCTTTTGTGTTACGCATATAGATGTGACATGTTGATTGAGGTCGAAACATTGATCTATTGACACACTTAACAAGGTTTTGTAATCTTCATTAGATAGCAACTGGTTATCAAATGACTTTCGGCGACTTTGATATGTAGATACAACTTTTCTTTAATCATAAATTAACACAATTTCATCAGAGTTTAAAGAAGTGGGGTTTTTTCCTGAACACTAATGTATGAAGATGTTTTGATGGTTTAATGAAATTGCCGGTTAGATGGAGACGGCAGCATCGGGCACCAAGTTGTACAAAAATTCCAAAATCAATAGAAAGCCATTCTTGCTTGTTTGGGAACGCATATCAAGGAGCCCGTTTTTCTACAAATAATGCAGCTTTCATTATACTTTCCAGCTGTCTCAATTTTGCAAACTGGTGCTCTATCTTCATTTGGAGTACCCTTTACTGGTAcaaagtatttttgattaaaagtCTTCATGTGTCATTTCCTCTCGTTCAAAGAACCTTTGCAATGTTAACACTAACTTGCCGCTTTCTTTTTCCCGTAAGTTATCTTTTACAAACAAAACTCCTATACTTTTCCGGTGAAACCATTGTTAACGTGTATACAAGTCAGAAAACAAAGAGGTAAACGCGTTTAAATTCGAAGACAAGTCAATAGTTTAGAAATGGTGTCAAACTTTCGAAAACGGTATACCATAGCTAGGAAtgccaataaaatatattttcaaaaacactaataataaatcaattaaaagatAGAGAAAAACAAATATTGGTAAAAGGAAATACTAGCAGGATTCCAACTCAAAACACTTATGAGCCGTGTTTCATAAAGCCTACACGGATTAAGTGTGTTATAGAAGACTTAATAACCAAGCAATATAAAGAGTTATTTAACACGACATTTTCACATCTTCTCAGTTAGTTTATTTTCATCCTAAATAACTTATTGTATCATCTCAGGATtatctctattttttaaaagcaacaCATTCTATGTTGAAATATATAATCTTTACACTTTTAAATCTATTGATAGAAGACCATGAAACactgaaatgattttaaaacagcTGTAAATGAACATGATTATGTGTAAATTGCGTCGTGTTGCTTAATTCAGACccataatttgataaaactaacTGCATTTCAAgcatttttcatcaatttcgTTACCGTAAAGGAACCAAATAACGATTATTCTATAATGAATGTGCACAACTAATCTATGAATTTTAACTATTCCTCTCTGCCTAAGTTCCTGCTGAATGTACATCTTATGCGTCTACTTTCtttgtcaaaattatgatcTTCAGGAGTAGAGTTTGGCCACTTTGGTGGGGGtccaattttcaaaagaaaaaaaaattatgcatgaAACGTTTATATGATTTTACATATATGCAATAATTTTGGCACATTtgtgaatattttatattgtgTAGAGTCCGGTcgaacccgcatgctatgcatcgattgtaaagaaagcagactttagaaaAAGTAGCGAaaaaaacgtacacatgtttatttgtaatttgtctgatcatttcaacctttatttaaagcgatgtcaaagtcgtaatacaatcatacccgtctcgtcgtcaggggtgaaatttaacatgaggcgaaataacgcgataCCTTTTAACATcgtttaatgtcgtttgttttgttagcaaattttgtacgactttttcttcattgaaatttggcataattgacgggtaaaactactgcaatgtctatttttatacatatactaagtatagccatcgtttaaaagcgtgcataaaatttgatataaaatcggaccaagcagctttaaaagtttgatgtaggtttataatcTGCAATGCTCAATACGTTACATGACTATAGAATAATCCTGTTTCAAAGGAGCTTTatgataaacataagaatacacagatttttttatatatatacagaatTTTTTATACTACATTTTTCAGacattttgtatatgactccaaAACAACTAATTTTATTAAGTATATTATCACTCAGAACGTGGCCTaaatataaagttaaaaaaaggtGTTCCAACATCTATAACATCCATGAACATAACGTATAAGCTTTTTTAATGACATCATTTGcgtaatttgaagaaaaaaaatattataaggGAAATCGAAATATTTATAATGAAAGTTTTGTTCTATTTTaaactataatatatatatatatatatatatatatatatatatatatatatatatatatatatatatatatatatatatatatatatatatatatatatatatatatatatatatttatatatatatataaatatatatccgggaaaaaaaattaactttaaactGTGGATTCATATAAATTCGTGGACGCCAGTTtcttaggatttttttttttcatgtattctATTATCTCTACTGAAAGAAATATTACTTAATGACCTTAATTTATTACATCGTGGAGGATGTTTAtccgtggatgagaggtaccgtCAAATTCTAGGAAATTCTAGGAAATTTGAGCCGTCACTAAATTTTCTAATAATTCCACAGTAATTTACAGTGTAAACTCTAAACCTTTACAACTTCAAATGACATTTTCCATCAGAAATGGCTCCATGTATCTAGCTCTTGGTTAATTATAAGATATAGAACACTTCAAGCGTTCACTACTATACATTGTTGTATTATCATTTGTTtactttttcttaaataatcCTTTCAGTTGGTTCTTACAATCATAATAAAttatgcaaaagaaaaaaatgtaatttgtactGTATATTGCAGGTTTCTACAAACAATATTGAGAAACATGTCAAAAGGGTTAGATGCGAGAATAGAACTAGTGAATAAGAGCGAGGCCGAACAATCATTGCTGATTAAAGAGCACCAAGAAAAAGTAGAAAGGTTAACTGAGGAGTGCAGTCAGGTATATTTTGGATAATTAATTTACTCTAAAAGATTAGAAAGCCAAATATGTACACATATCTGTTTAAATGTCCGATTTTATTGAAAAGGCTAAAccttttatgttaatttttgagagagagagagagaacgagagagagagagatgggaaTAGCACAATGCATATGGTCTTTCTAATGTAGCTAATTGATTTTACATTTAGTTCAGAAAAGACTACCTTAAGAAAACCAAAGACACAATTCAAATCATCATACAAGAATGTGAAGGATTTATGTCAACACCTACAggcaaatatgaaatattgaatcCAAAAGGTCGAAGACCTATTTCTCAAGTCGATTGGAataaaacagattttgaaaaagaaattcgtACTAGGGTCGATTTATATGCTGTTGAATATTTGCAATCGGATCATGTTTTAGAAAAGTTCAGAAAAATAGTTGATGAAATAAACGGTTTCcgcaaaaaaataatatcaaatattgaaaaaatggaAAGTGAATGGGCGAAATTAAGACCCAACGttgaagaaaataaagaaaaagagtCATCAACCTATCTTATAAAATTTGGCCTACTCACCTCTCCAGTTTGGATGACTGCGCTCGTTTTTGGCTTTGGTCTTCCTGTTGCTGTTTTTAGTGGTATTGTTTTTGCTGTAAGCTCGTTTTTGGGCTGGGCGAGAAAGACGTCAAAAGAAATAGACgatgaatataaaaaatgcataaagACAGTTCCAGAAAGAATGCGATCTCTTCTTGAACAAAACTGTGAATCAAATATCAGCACAATGATAGAAAAGGTTACAAAAGAACTGATTCAAATTATTGAAGCACTAAAAGAAAGATTAGATCAGATAACGGAAAAGCGCAGTCAAATTCTAGCCAATGAAGTAGTACTTCACAGTCTCGATGCAAAGATAAGTACGATGGAGAAATGTgttacaaaattaagaaaagatctaaattcttaaagaaaatatgaatCATACACATAATGACATTTCAAATGGATGGTATAcgtttgaaaatgtaaacatgtatCACGCTGTTTGGATATTATAAAGCTTTGCACGCACGACTGAATAACTTTTGGACAGACTTTTACTATTGCacctatctatctatctatatatctatctatctatctatctatctatctatctatctatctatctatctatctatctatctatctatctatctttctttCGAAAATCGAATGTATTGATTTCGTCAATAtcattttgttgatgttttatttaattttgatttatgaaTGTTCATTTGTAACATTAAGACGGGAAATGATTGCactgattattttaatttattcatgCTTTACTGCATTTATGATTTTATCTTATCAATATATTATGTTCAGCTGAATTGTTTTTGTATTGactcaaaatttatttattttgaacttacatTTTAACTTATGGTTAAACGGTGTGACATGAACGTATAAAAGTAATGCTTTTATGGGATACTTTCCTACTGATCATTGTTTAGATTATTTATGTCAATTCATGATTGATGAGGATAAAAATTgggttgaattaaaaaaaatgatttttttcaaataaaaaaaaacccgaaattGATCCAACttgaaaatttataatttcacAATATTACATTTGCTGGGGTAATGTGACAAAtgttaatattatacatattagagaggttgagatttaaaACGTGTAGAGGTACGCGTACGTGTATTAAAACAAacgtacacgtacacgtttttgtaatttatcagttgAGATTTCTTAACTTGTAGGATACATATGTGTACGTAAATCGACGcagttttgtgacatgaattgatttagttaattccaaataaatggtaaatttcttatcaattttcatgcaaatgaagtttaaaaatctatataatgtatcacaagAATACATTCACTCATctataagattttatttgttctaAAAAGCTACACGTTTGTACTTACGTGTAGACGACACTCTACAAGTTTAGAGAACGTGTAGAAACCATGTCgtcacaaaaactgatgacgtaatacGCGAAGAATTTAGGTGAGTCCCCTAGTTCACGTACacgtacccgtacacgtttgaAATCTCAACCTCCCTATTGAATTTgaacatataattttttaaatatatattcaaataattatatactCTTATCTAATTAATGATTACTTTCGTTTTATATAAGGTCAAATAACCTTTCTCCGTGCTTTTCTCGCATCTGACGTCCTACTaagtatatttttcaaatatacagaCGATTCCCaacaaaaagaagaaacaaCGTATTCATTCGGGCGCATgtataaattaatttgaaatttaaagaaagaGAATTGTTAgttatattattaatatcattttactgaaattgttttaaagtatACTTTACACTTTATcctttaaaagggcatggtcacgattttggtcaaaagttaatttttttattttaatgtttacaatccTTCAGTAAGGCATGTTTAATTGACAAACACAATTTGAGTttcatttgttgagttttaaTCGAGTTACAGAActtacaattcctcgctatgtaaacTAAGCATTGAATGTTGAAgggaaaattccagttttaaacttcaaatgaattaatcgttagaaactgtttatttatgcttagaaTGAACAAGATGACAGGTGAATCTGGTAGTGCAACAACCGTTAATGATACAACGCTGCTCAAcgatataaatatgttttgcgCTATGCAATTGCAACGCCTCatgatattaatttatttaattaacatttgGTACTTCCAACTGCTAATGATGTGTGGCTAATAGCATTGCGAATGCACAGCACACTTTTTATCAATAAGCGATGCAATAGCATTCTTTATTGATACAGattgtaaaatcaaaagaatttttaaattatagaagcCCTTTTTAGTTCTCAAAATTGAGTAATTATTTCTGTTACTACATTTTGTATTTCTACATGTACCACTATTCAATCTTTTAAGTGCAGAACAgatagacagatagatagatagatagatagatagatagatagatagctAGATAGCTAGATAGATAGATGAAACTGAGTTAGACAATATTTTATGTCCGACAAAATGTGTGATTGTGAACTGTTTATGTCTGATACTCATTGCAATGAATGcaataaagttcatttgaaatttatGAATTCCCTGTAATAATCTGAGTATAGTTAATTAAAAACAGTGTGATTAGACGGTGAACCAACCTCGGTGgtaatatgtaaataattttgaaaaagagagCAATTCGTTAGAACTGTACACACCACTATTGGCTCTCGCTTGTCCGTATGAAATCGACTGCATTTCCCTGCCATACCCTGTGTTTACACAGTTACCCCTGTCAGCTCAAGTCACATCATCTGTGTGTCACTGAAGCCCCTGTCATCCACTGTATACCGCCTGTCACCCCTGTATACCTTGCGATCCCCTCGCAAcaatgttaaggcgtcccggTGCTAAAAGACGGatggaaaacgatattatttgaatcatcacaaaaatattttgaccaggagtatttcttaaaatctatgttttatttattgacaCCGATGTTGAtaatcctaatattgcaaatatcTATTTACATCGCATCAGCGCAGGTAGTTAGTGACATTagatcatacatatttttaagaaaaatcctttgttaagtcatatacTTGGAAGTTCTTGCTttggaaagaaatagatatttcgttgAAGGAAGATactgttgaaacattccacaaaatcatcaaaataatgcacatttttactaatcagaAGCGATTAACAAAAAATTGGGGTAAATTGGTAGGTTTCCTAAGCACAaatcacattggtacttatattctctaccagttttacgtaaaatattctaaaattgtgttgatctttcacctgtcTTGGCAATAACAAAGTTCAAATTCATTCCGcttaaaattccaaaattttAATACCTGGAGCCGGTTGTATCAAcggttcattaaatttaatgtGTTATTAAGCCTAATGAATCattaaattctaaacaaatcaTTAGTTAATAAACACATTAAAGGTTGTTGTACAAAACCGTTATTAAAGGTTCGTTAGTTAATGCAgcattttaatattaatgagTCATTAAAGCtttcttattctttaaatattacccATAATGCTATGCTCGTCAACTTCCGGGGCGTCTGCTTTGTTTGTAAACATTCTAGCAAGATGACAGACGCCGACGTCCAAACAAACTTAAGTAgaaacatgggggggggggggattttgaCACTAGCGAAATACAGCTACTGACttggttgaaaaaaatatcGACACAATTAACAGCAAGTTTACGAATACGAACACTAACGAAAAGAAGAAGAAAGTATGGGAAAATATCACGTCACAGGTTAATGCTTTAGGAATTTCAAATCGAtcgattaaagaaataaaaacaaagtggACAAATATGCACCAGACTGCAAAAAAAGAATTCAGTAGCCACAAACTGTCCCAGAGAAAGACGGGTGGTGGCCCTTGCGCCAAACCACTATCGGTAGTGAGTGAGAAGATCGTTGATCTCTACAAAGACTCGCCTACATTTAATGGGTTGTCTGGGTTTGAAACGCAGTCCACTGGTAAGTAAAACCAGActcattattgaaataaaatttaaatgaatattgtttttctttttccaaGCGCATTAACAAAGTCGTAACTACCACTATATAGATAACGTTATTgtattttgtgtatatatatgtgtatctCATTAAAGCAGTAAAATTAAGCAGCTATGGATGGTATTTTCATCACTAacaatacagtacatgtaactgCGTAAACACATACATTCTTAATTACTATAAATGAAAATGACTCAAATATCATACATCAGATTTTTGTTTGATATCAttgaattcaaatgaaaaacgAGTTTTCTCcctttgtttaaaatttgtttacagCAGTAGACGCCACAATGATATAGTTCCATGTCACCTGTATGTTGAATGATAATCACTTACCCCGTCAAAATCATTTAAGTATCCTCCACAAGTCACTGTGTATCCTTATTCAACCATTAATATCCATTCATTCAATAATCAATCCACATCCGATCCGAACATGTTGAACTACATTCATTCATGCAATCACAAAATGACGTCACGTATGACAGTGCCACCTTGTGTTTAAAAGTAATTGTGGTGGATATCAAGGAGCGGATTTTAacaagattttaatgaaatataaacatatgaaaGAAGGTGTTGCAAAACAATGGGACTATTCCCTAACGTGATAAGCGCCTTTAAATATCCGTATCGCTTGAGAGtcgcatctaaatatagacacatTACGTAGACGACTATATTTGCATAGCGGGTATGTTCCCTACGGaggcaaaataaacaaacattttacgcGCATTTCTATCGAACACGGCAGCCACCAAATACAGTTAGAAAGATaaccatatacatgttttctgtaTTCAAATGTTAACATATCTCAATTTGATATCTACTGTCCAGAGTGTTTAAAATAGCATTCTTGAGATACATGAATAAATCTTATTCTGGCTCTTCAAAACCGTCAAagttgtaattataatcatcctacatgtatgtttttataGCATCTAAATAAACGCTAAgtctagtaaaaaaaaagtacaaattttCCAAACAAATTTTCAGTAATCTATTGCTTCATCGCCGATTCAAACTTTCTAAACTGATGATTTTGTTTGCTTTAAACAACCTGTGAATGTATAACTTTGAAATCAGCATATccgtttatttcataaaaagggTGAAAAATCAACTTTCTACATTGATGCATACTAAGTACAAATgcacattgttttaaaatcttttgttcagaagaaaatgtttttcaagTTTATAACGCGGAAGATAAGCAGGCAtgcaaaatattacattaacAAGAGTTTAAATAACTTAATTCTGACATTCTTAAATTATCTCTACACATTACCTTTCCATgcgattaaaagaaataaaatttaaaaataaattccaacTTTTTCGGGATTCGAACCCAGTCAAAAATATAAGACACAGTTTTAATCTATCCTAACTGCGTTACCACTCGACTATCCTAGATATGACTGAAGTAGGGAAAATTTAATACGtagtttttagatttcaaaggtattcatgattttttccaaaagtcagattaattaaaaatatgcctcgTTGAAACAAAAATCGGAAATGGCAGTTTTCAAGAAATTGTCTTACTCCAAACGTTTAGATTAAATTAACTTTGTTTCAAGGAGGCATTTTTTCACAATAATGAGGATTCCCCTTTCATATAGCGTGAAATCTGCCACATTTGTCTGTGTaaccattttcaaatttatttcatggtcttaAATAAGTTAGTTCAAACtttccaaataaaattctaCACTGCTTTATGTACAACGTTGcatgaaaaaaagatttacatcgaattctgtaactttgatttttctattttgtctGCAACTCCTTTAGGGAAAATTAGCATAGGAATTGCAACACATTCTTTAAGAGCAAATGGGTTAAATAACCCATGGCCgaaatttttgaaatgagaaaaaaaaaatcatttgatgcATTCAGGTTAAGTTAGTAAAAGTGCTTTTCTATTTAgtttaaaagacatttttagCCTTAAATTTAGTTGTAGTTTTGAACCTCAttatgatgtatttttttttaaatatgcaaaaaacaacaaccatttgaaaaaacaataataataaattcattaacaTTACAGACGAAAGCAACATAGAGGTGATTGACTCCCCCACTACTGTGTCAATTTTGACGGAATTGCTGATTCCAAGTGTTCAAGAAAGTGGAGACCAGGTCACCGAAGAAATTTGTGAGCAGGCGCAAAACGACGAGAGTCTTACCACTACCGAAGCAACAGAAAAACCtacttcaagtacagtcacaaCTGCGACGACTTGTATGGAGTCAAGcatgtaattataataattttcgACATTATACTTTGTCTCCATCTACATGATTTTGTGTATacacttttcaaaaataaacatttatatgcATTATAGGTCAAGAAATGTAGGAAATAGTGGTCGGCGTAAGAGGATTTGACCTGAAGATGTGACACAAATGCAGTACGCCGTATTGGTAGAGCAACAACGGAAACTACGGGAACAAACGACGTTCTACATGCTTATGAACAAGAAGCTACGACAAGAGTTGTAAATGCCTTCCGAGGACTAGTaaacgaaataaaaatgatcaacaattaataaactaatataaaaatagaaagtgtctttatattttttttctttttgttcatattattgtgattaaaaaaaaccctcttggtaattgtttaaaattttgatcaaaaaataattctctGATTGTTAGAAAAACACAACAATGTAAAAGATTATTCtgacatttaatttcataaataagaACTTAGATCTGCTAACTGCTGTGCTCCATATAATTTTACCGACCGATGTAACCCGCATATTGACACAatttcgatatttataaatcatataaataccCATACAATATACGAAAAAATCGGAATAACTTTGGGTAGCATTCAAACTTCACACACCCATCTACAGCAAAAGGGGAAAATGtggtttcttaaaaataatgcaATGTGATATAATTTCTGATGTTCTTCCCATCTTCGGGTCCATTGTACTGTCCTTGGATATCCCCATCGATGTCCACGTCTTGGCCGTCATCTACAACTGGTTCCCGAAATAGAATAGCCAGGTTATGAAGTACTGCGCACGCTCCTACAAGTACACAAAAGATACGTTCATTCTAT encodes:
- the LOC128173913 gene encoding uncharacterized protein LOC128173913 encodes the protein MHQTAKKEFSSHKLSQRKTGGGPCAKPLSVVSEKIVDLYKDSPTFNGLSGFETQSTDESNIEVIDSPTTVSILTELLIPSVQESGDQVTEEICEQAQNDESLTTTEATEKPTSSTVTTATTCMESSMSRNVGNSGRRKRI